In Fusarium oxysporum Fo47 chromosome XI, complete sequence, the following are encoded in one genomic region:
- a CDS encoding multicopper oxidase-domain-containing protein, with translation MWITDACKAVVLSFVAVFHYPSVSDEGPHQDVMTFTHGHSTPKIDYPYFDSPSGPDQDGKVFTCNYTDLKGWKPCTTADDRSCWLKGPYGQNFTINTDYENFWPIGITREYHLNVTDQSINGDGVDNPFGKVFNGKYPGPWIQACWGDLIKVTVHNHLKYNGTTIHWHGLRQLETFEMDGVNGVTQCPIAPGDSYTYTFRAVQYGTSWYHSHYSLQYADGLAGPITIYGPSSAPFDEGRNPILITDWSHRSAFQSWQRELVPNPTRPMMNGVLINGVGNFAGSFPRERFNMTVTKGRKYVLRVINTSVDTTWIFSIDNHNFTVMSTDFVPIHPYSVSHIVLGIGQRYHIVLDANPTNTTKMPANPDGNYWIRTVGATRCKGFEPGNEPDERQGILRYNASSKLVPTTFREDYSLECRDEAYDRLSPVYEWNVDPVKINYTKSQFDIGLAKFAHRPELMDNFTWWAFGENPLWLNFSNPTILNLKNTTWNPDYAVDLVVPDSKKDKWVYIAITAPPAPIQTKPNRAFAPVAHPLHLHGHDFALLAQGTNFSDLDTGKVNLKFNNPPRRDVALLPAGGYLVVAFKADNPGSWLFHCHIAWHASSGLAIQILEQQTLLNRILDQYPEKMKEVNRVCDNWNKWFKNDTNLWNAHIFQDDSGI, from the exons ATGTGGATTACAGACGCCTGCAAGGCTGTCGTCTTGTCCTTCGTGGCGGTATTCCACTACCCGTCCGTCTCAGACGAGGGCCCTCATCAAGATGTCATGACCTTCACCCACGGGCACTCCACACCAAAGATTGACTACCCATATTTCGACTCACCAAGTGGTCCTGACCAGGACGGCAAGGTCTTCACATGCAACTACACCGACCTCAAAGGCTGGAAGCCATGCACAACTGCAGATGATCGCTCGTGTTGGTTGAAAGGTCCGTATGGGCAAAACTTCACTATTAACACAGACTATGAGAACTTCTGGCCAATTGGAATAACAAGAGAG TACCACCTCAACGTTACTGACCAATCCATCaatggcgatggtgttgataatCCATTCGGCAAGGTTTTCAACGGCAAGTATCCCGGCCCTTGGATCCAAGCCTGCTGGGGCGACCTCATCAAAGTCACGGTGCACAACCATCTCAAGTACAATGGTACAACTATCCACTGGCACGGTCTCCGACAACTGGAGAcctttgagatggatggtGTCAACGGCGTGACTCAATGCCCCATTGCACCTGGTGACAGTTATACCTACACCTTCCGTGCTGTTCAGTACGGTACTTCATGGTACCATAGCCATTATTCTCTGCAGTATGCTGATGGCTTGGCTGGCCCTATCACTATTTACGGGCCTTCTTCTGCGCCGTTCGATGAGGGACGAAATCCAATTCTTATCACCGATTGGAGTCATCGCAGTGCGTTCCAGTCTTGGCAGAGGGAGCTTGTGCCGAATCCTACGAGACCTATGATGAATGGTGTTTTAATCAATGGCGTGGGGAACTTTGCTGGTAGTTTCCCTCGTGAGCGGTTCAACATGACTGTGACCAAG GGCAGGAAATATGTTCTTCGTGTGATCAACACCTCTGTGGATACAACATGGATCTTCAGTATCGACAATCACAACTTCACTGTTATGTCGACCGACTTTGTGCCGATCCATCCTTACTCAGTCTCTCACATTGTCCTCGGAATCG GCCAGAGATATCACATTGTCCTGGATGCAAACCccaccaacaccacaaaAATGCCCGCAAACCCCGATGGAAACTACTGGATTCGGACCGTCGGAGCAACTCGCTGCAAGGGCTTCGAGCCAGGCAATGAGCCTGATGAGCGACAAGGTATTCTACGGTACAATGCATCAAGCAAACTTGTTCCAACAACGTTCCGAGAGGACTATTCCTTGGAATGTCGAGATGAAGCATATGATCGACTCAGCCCGGTTTACGAGTGGAATGTTGACCCTGTCAAGATCAACT ACACCAAGAGCCAGTTCGACATTGGTCTAGCGAAGTTTGCACACAGGCCTGAGCTGATGGACAACTTCACCTGGTGGGCCTTTGGCGAGAATCCTCTCTGGTTGAACTTCTCCAACCCTACTATTCTGAATCTCAAGAACACCACATGGAATCCCGACTATGCTGTGGATCTGGTGGTACCTGACTCGAAGAAAGATAAATGGGTCTACATCGCTATCACAGCCCCTCCGGCTCCCATTCAGACCAAACCCAACAGAGCTTTTGCTCCCGTTGCTCATCCT CTCCATCTTCACGGTCACGACTTTGCCCTTCTAGCGCAAGGTACCAACTTCTCAGACCTGGACACAGGAAAGGTCAatctcaagttcaacaaCCCTCCTCGTCGAGATGTTGCGCTTCTTCCCGCCGGAGGATATCTCGTCGTTGCCTTCAAGGCCGACAACCCTGGTTCTTGGCTGTTCCACTGCCATATTGCGTGGCATGCGTCTAGTGGTCTGGCGATTCAGATCCTGGAGCAACAGACGTTGCTGAATAGGATCTTGGATCAGTATcctgagaagatgaaggaggtGAATAGAGTCTGTGATAACTGGAATAAGTGGTTCAAGAATGATACGAACCTTTGGAATGCCCATATCTTCCAGGATGACTCGGGTATCTAA
- a CDS encoding acyl transferase/acyl hydrolase/lysophospholipase, with translation MLTASELEELPVLPNDTSDFTEGTYTIPCHKKKELTAEGPDIVNKIWFHTQPLDTDTIQRIHCMKLVAKSRDQGFSDDPLAGNWTWFEIAILKTKYSEEPRVKDGIQLVWVSHRNRFLSKDYGWEEGVEFGKDHDIFRLLEEGNVIAVRLCARFQAWQIKARTGYLVLDIGAPVPRKALQYGQTKQTVLSIQEVFDEVNSTILPNSMQISAPPSDLLFRAEMLTSASEKPLRVLSLDGGGVRGVAALMHLDAIMKKVAPGKKPCEVFDMIGGTSTGGFIAIMLGRLQMTIEDALKQYKKFMGTVFPTSRWTTVSLVKSGSKWDASELEKCIKQLVREQLGQDPDQVLLLDEESAKTCKVFVMATRQEGANNQAPVLFRSYENPLEKSELPGIKLWEAARATSAAPMYFAPLEVGGYKFLDGGLQANNPMGWLWNEVLSVFGPARSTNCFLSIGTGIAAAKAVGDVRNLKGFTESVASIATNSEITNLLFRSLINAFAPRPMAKKYYRFNVGDGLPEWTEDDDGNWTWKLLETRVEGGVAEMDDITAIDATEEQAKKYIALAGAQKMIEECAEILREDI, from the exons ATGCTGACCGCCTCTGAACTCGAAGAACTTCCTGTTCTCCCCAATGATACCAGTGACTTCACAGAGGGCACTTACACGATCCCATGCcacaagaagaaagagctCACAGCCGAGGGCCCAGACATTGTTAACAAGATCTGGTTCCATACTCAG CCATTAGATACCGACACCATCCAAAGAATCCATTGCATGAAACTGGTCGCCAAGTCTCGTGATCAAGGCTTCAGTGATGATCCTCTTGCTGGTAACTGGACTTGGTTTGAGATTGCTATCCTGAAGACCAAGTACTCTGAAGAGCCACGAGTCAAAGATGGAATCCAGCTCGTTTGGGTGAGCCACAGGAATCGCTTCCTGTCAAAGGATTATGGATGG GAAGAAGGTGTTGAGTTCGGAAAGGATCATGATATCTTCCGACTTCTGGAG GAGGGAAATGTCATTGCTGTCCGCCTCTGTGCCCGATTTCAGGCGTGGCAGATCAAGGCCCGCACTGGTTATCTCGTGCTTGACATTGGCGCCCCAG TGCCCAGAAAGGCTCTCCAGTATGGACAGACCAAACAAACGGTCCTCAGCATCCAGGAAGTCTTTGATGAAGTCAACAGCACCATCCTACCAAACTCGATGCAGATCTCTGCGCCTCCCTCTGATCTGCTTTTCCGCGCTGAAATGCTTACATCTGCTAGCGAGAAGCCCCTTCGTGTTCTTTCTCTTG ATGGCGGTGGTGTTCGAGGCGTCGCGGCACTCATGCATCTAGACGCTATCATGAAAAAGGTTGCACCTGGAAAGAAGCCCTGTGAAGTCTTTGACATGATCGGAGGAACCAGCACAGGAGG attcatcgccatcatgCTTGGACGCCTTCAGATGACCATCGAAGATGCTCTGAAGCAGTACAAGAAGTTCATGGGAACCGTTTTCCCCACCTCTCGCTGGACAACAGTCAGCTTAGTCAAGTCAGGCTCCAAGTGGGACGCcagtgagcttgagaagtgTATCAAACAACTCGTTCGAGAGCAGCTTGGACAGGATCCTGATCAGGTTCTGCTCCTTGATGAGGAATCTGCCAAGACCTGCAAGGT CTTCGTCATGGCTACGCGACAGGAGGGCGCAAACAACCAAGCTCCTGTGTTGTTCCGATCATACGAGAACCCGCTTGAGAAGTCAGAGTTGCCCGGAATCAAGCTCTGGGAGGCCGCGCGGGCAACTTCAGCTGCGCCGATGTACTTCGCACCCCTCGAAGTTGGCGGTTATAAATTCCTCGATGGTGGCCTCCAAGCCAACAACCCAATGGGATG GCTCTGGAACGAGGTCCTGTCCGTCTTCGGTCCAGCTCGCTCTACCAACTGCTTTCTGAGTATCGGAACAGGTAtcgcagcagcaaaagccGTCGGAGATGTCCGCAACCTCAAAGGCTTCACCGAGTCCGTCGCTAGCATTGCGACGAACAGCGAGATCACAAACCTGCTCTTCCGTTCGCTTATCAATGCCTTTGCTCCAAGGCCCATGGCCAAGAAATACTACCGATTTAATGTCGGTGACGGTCTACCGGAGTGGAcggaggatgacgatggcaACTGGACTtggaagcttcttgagacGCGTGTCGAAGGTGGTGTCGCTGAGATGGATGATATCACTGCTATAGATGCCACGGAggagcaggccaagaagtaCATTGCGCTTGCGGGGGCGCAGAAGATGATTGAGGAATGTGCAGAGATATTGAGAGAAGACATTTGA